The Megalops cyprinoides isolate fMegCyp1 chromosome 19, fMegCyp1.pri, whole genome shotgun sequence genome has a window encoding:
- the shmt1 gene encoding serine hydroxymethyltransferase, cytosolic: MSFINGKHLSKDTWDSHSRMMLEPLCTNDAEVYALIKKEKKRQTYGLELIASENFASRAVLEALGSCMNNKYSEGYPGQRYYGGTEFVDELERLCQKRALEVYGLDADKWGVNVQAYSGSPANFAVMTALVQPHGRIMGLDLPDGGHLTHGFMTDKKKVSATSMFFESMAYKVNPDTGYIDYDRLEENARLFHPKLIIGGASCYSRHVDYGRMRKIADENGAYLMSDMAHISGMVAAGVVPSPFDYCDVVCTTTHKTLRGCRSGLIFYRKGVRSVDPKTGKETLYNLETLINQAVFPGLQGGPHNHAIAGVAVALKQALTPEFKAYQMQILANCQALVAALLEKGYKLVTGGSDNHLVLVDLHSKGTDGGRAEKVLEACAIACNKNTCPGDKSPLRPSGIRFGTPALTSRGLLEDDFHKVAEFIHRGIELTLEIQSSMNPKATLKEFKEVLAQDEKYQTKIKEIREEVETFSGKFPMPGQPEL; encoded by the exons ATGTCATTCATCAACGGTAAACACCTGAGCAAGGACACCTGGGATTCTCACAGCAGGATGATGCTGGAGCCTCTTTGCACCAACGATGCGGAG GTGTATGCCCTCAtcaagaaagagaagaaaagacagACGTATGGGTTGGAGCTCATTGCCTCTGAGAACTTTGCCAGCAGGGCAGTCCTGGAAGCCCTTGGTTCCtgcatgaataataaatattctgAGGGCTACCCTGGGCAGAG ATATTACGGAGGCACAGAGTTTGTGGATGAACTTGAGAGGCTGTGCCAGAAGAGAGCCCTGGAGGTGTACGGCCTCGATGCAGACAAGTGGGGGGTCAATGTGCAGGCATACTCTG GGTCTCCGGCTAACTTCGCCGTGATGACAGCCCTGGTACAGCCCCACGGAAGGATCATGGGTCTAGACCTGCCAGATGGGGGTCACCTCACCCATGGCTTCATGACCGACAAGAAGAAAGTATCTGCAACCTCCATGTTCTTTGAGTCCATGGCCTATAAG gTCAACCCCGACACCGGTTATATAGACTATGATCGCCTTGAAGAGAATGCCCGTCTCTTCCACCCTAAGTTGATAATTGGAG GTGCCAGCTGCTACTCTCGCCATGTGGACTACGGCCGGATGAGGAAGATAGCAGACGAGAACGGAGCTTACCTCATGTCAGACATGGCCCACATTAGTGGGATGGTTGCTGCTGGAGTGGTGCCCTCTCCTTTCGATTACTGTGACGTCGTCTGCACCACTACCCACAAGACTCTGAGGGGGTGTAGATCCGGGCTCATCTTTTACCGAAAAG GGGTGCGCAGTGTTGACCCAAAGACTGGTAAGGAGACCCTCTACAACCTGGAGACCCTGATCAACCAGGCTGTCTTCCCTGGGCTGCAGGGGGGGCCACACAATCATGCCATTGCAG GAGTTGCTGTAGCCCTGAAGCAGGCCCTGACCCCTGAATTTAAAGCCTACCAGATGCAGATCCTAGCGAATTGCCAAGCCCTGGTAGCTGCCCTGCTTGAGAAAGGCTATAAACTCGTCACAG gtGGCTCTGACAACCACCTGGTCTTGGTTGACCTGCATTCAAAGGGCACAGATGGTGGACGGGCGGAGAAGGTTCTGGAAGCCTGTGCCATTGcctgcaacaaaaacacatgcccAG gaGACAAAAGTCCACTTCGCCCCAGTGGCATTCGATTTGGAACCCCTGCTCTCACATCCAGAGGGTTACTGGAAGATGACTTCCATAAAGTTGCCGAGTTTATCCACAGAG GCATCGAGTTGACCTTGGAGATTCAATCAAGCATGAACCCCAAGGCCACTTTAAAGGAGTTTAAGGAAGTGCTGGCACAAGATGAGAAGTACCAAACAAAGATCAAAGAAATCCGAGAGGAGGTGGAGACCTTTTCTGGGAAGTTTCCCATGCCTGGACAGCCGGAGCTGTGA
- the pdap1b gene encoding pdgfa associated protein 1b isoform X2 — translation MPKGGRKGGHKGRMRTYTSPEEIDAQMKAEKERKRDEEEGAALNDSQTEEKIPKSDSEDSEEEASQKRKGVEGLIDIENPNRVMQKTKKVTDLELEGPRQLSRREREEIEKQKAKERYMKMHLAGKTDQAKADLARLAIIRKQREEAARKKEEERKAKEAAAAAAAAAKGLHTLSLK, via the exons ATGCCAAAGGGAG GTAGAAAGGGGGGTCACAAAGGACGCATGAGGACGTACACAAGCCCTGAAGAGATAGATGCTcaaatgaaagctgaaaaagaacgAAAGAGG gatgaagaggagggcGCAGCATTAAATGATAGTCAGACTGAGGAAAAAATTCCAAAGTCTGACTCTGAAGACAGTGAAGAGGAAGCCTCGCAG AAGAGAAAAGGGGTAGAGGGTTTAATAGATATTGAGAACCCAAACCGAGTCATGCAGAAAACCAAGAAAGTGACAGATTTAGAATTGGAGGGTCCTCGACAGCTCTCCAGAAGAGAAAG AGAAGAAATAGAAAAGCAGAAGGCTAAAGAGAGgtacatgaaaatgcatttagctGGGAAAACGGATCAAGCCAAAGCAGATCTTGCACGATTGGCGATAATACGAAAACAGCGGGAAGAAGCAGCAcggaagaaagaggaagagaggaaag CAAAAGAggcagcggcggcagcagcagcagcagcgaagGGACTCCACACGTTGTctctgaaatga
- the pdap1b gene encoding pdgfa associated protein 1b isoform X1, translated as MPKGGRKGGHKGRMRTYTSPEEIDAQMKAEKERKRQDEEEGAALNDSQTEEKIPKSDSEDSEEEASQKRKGVEGLIDIENPNRVMQKTKKVTDLELEGPRQLSRREREEIEKQKAKERYMKMHLAGKTDQAKADLARLAIIRKQREEAARKKEEERKAKEAAAAAAAAAKGLHTLSLK; from the exons ATGCCAAAGGGAG GTAGAAAGGGGGGTCACAAAGGACGCATGAGGACGTACACAAGCCCTGAAGAGATAGATGCTcaaatgaaagctgaaaaagaacgAAAGAGG caggatgaagaggagggcGCAGCATTAAATGATAGTCAGACTGAGGAAAAAATTCCAAAGTCTGACTCTGAAGACAGTGAAGAGGAAGCCTCGCAG AAGAGAAAAGGGGTAGAGGGTTTAATAGATATTGAGAACCCAAACCGAGTCATGCAGAAAACCAAGAAAGTGACAGATTTAGAATTGGAGGGTCCTCGACAGCTCTCCAGAAGAGAAAG AGAAGAAATAGAAAAGCAGAAGGCTAAAGAGAGgtacatgaaaatgcatttagctGGGAAAACGGATCAAGCCAAAGCAGATCTTGCACGATTGGCGATAATACGAAAACAGCGGGAAGAAGCAGCAcggaagaaagaggaagagaggaaag CAAAAGAggcagcggcggcagcagcagcagcagcgaagGGACTCCACACGTTGTctctgaaatga
- the bud31 gene encoding protein BUD31 homolog, with protein MPKVKRSRKPPPDGWELIEPTLDELDQKMREAETEPHEGKRKVESLWPIFRLHHQRSRYIFDLFYKRKAISRELYEYCIKEGYADKNLIAKWKKQGYENLCCLRCIQTRDTNFGTNCICRVPKSKLEVGRIIECTHCGCRGCSG; from the exons ATGCCAAAAGTTAAAAGGAGCAGAAAGCCTCCTCCAGACGGATGGGAGCTAATTGAGCCCACTCTGGACGAACTTGACCAAAAAATGAGGGAAG CTGAAACTGAACCACATGAAGGCAAGCGGAAGGTTGAGTCGCTCTGGCCAATTTTCAGGCTGCACCACCAACGGAGCCGATACATTTTCGACTTGTTCTACAAAAGAAAGGCTATAAGCAGAG AGCTCTATGAATACTGCATAAAAGAAGGTTATGCAGATAAGAATCTCATCGCAAAGTGGAAGAAGCAGGGCTATGAGAATCTGTGTTGTCTGCGTTGCATCCAGACCCGAGATACCAACTTTGGAACAAATTGCATTTGCAGAGTTCCCAAAAGCAAGCTGGAAGTG GGAAGGATCATCGAATGCACCCACTGTGGATGCCGAGGGTGCTCTGGCTGA
- the cpsf4 gene encoding cleavage and polyadenylation specificity factor subunit 4: MQELIASVDHIKFDLEIAVEQQLGAQPLPFPGMDKSGAAVCEFFLKATCLKGGMCPFRHISGEKTVVCKHWLRGLCKKGDQCEFLHEYDMTKMPECYFYSKFGECSNKECPFLHIDPESKIKDCPWYDRGFCKHGPDCRHRHTRRVICVNYLVGFCPEGRSCKFMHPRFELPLGTAEQPPLPQQPQTQKQNNQPANRSSLSLIQLTNPNMNSNHNQRTPHVIGAMHSHNMGNRGPRPLDQVTCYKCGEKGHYANKCTKGHLAFLSGQ, translated from the exons ATGCAGGAATTGATTGCTTCAGTGGATCATATTAAATTTGATCTGGAGATTGCTGTGGAGCAGCAGTTGGGAGCTCAGCCTCTGCCGTTCCCCGGGATGGACA aATCCGGGGCGGCtgtatgtgagttttttctGAAAGCTACTTGTTTAAAAG GAGGGATGTGTCCCTTTCGTCATATCAGTGGTGAGAAAACGGTGGTTTGCAAGCACTGGCTCAGGGGACTGTGCAAGAAGGGGGACCAGTGCGAGTTTCTGCACGAATACGATATGACCAAGATGCCGGAGTGCTATTTCTACTCCAAATTCG GGGAGTGCAGTAATAAAGAGTGTCCATTCTTACATATTGACCCTGAGTCTAAGATCAAAGATTGTCCCTGGTATGACAGAGGATTCTGTAAACACG GTCCCGATtgcaggcacaggcacacacgaAGGGTCATCTGTGTGAACTACTTGGTTGGATTCTGTCCGGAAGGCCGGTCTTGTAAATTCATGCA CCCACGGTTTGAGCTGCCCCTGGGTACCGCAGAGCAACCGCCACTGCCACAGCAACCCCAGACCCAAAAG CAAAACAATCAGCCGGCGAACAGGTCATCGTTGTCACTCATCCAGTTAACAAATCCCAACATGAACTCCAACCACAACCAGAGGACGCCACATGTTATTGGGGCAATGCACTCACACAACATGGGCAACAGAGGGCCCCGCCCACTGGACCAGGTCACTTGCTACAAG TGCGGTGAGAAGGGACACTATGCCAACAAATGCACAAAAGGACACCTGGCTTTCCTAAGCGGACAGTAG
- the atp5mf gene encoding ATP synthase subunit f, mitochondrial — protein MADRPVPVAEKRLLDVKMGELPSWIFSRDFTPNGIIGAFRRGHDRYYNKYINVKKGGIGGVAMLLTGYVVLSYVWEYDHIKHDRWRKYH, from the exons ATGGCGGATAGACCAG TGCCCGTGGCCGAGAAGAGACTGCTGGATGTGAAGATGGGAGAACTCCCATCCTGGATCTTCTCCAGGGACTTCACTCCTAACGGGATCATCGGCGCTTTCCGCCGGG GACACGACAGATATTACAACAAATACATCAACGTGAAAAAGGGTGGAATCGGTGGCGTTGCGATGCTCCTCACTGGTTACGTGGTCCTGAGCTACGTCTGGGAATATGATCACATCA AGCATGACCGTTGGAGGAAGTACCACTGA